A window of the Bacteroides thetaiotaomicron VPI-5482 genome harbors these coding sequences:
- a CDS encoding endonuclease/exonuclease/phosphatase family protein gives MKKIFLLISAILLIVPVQAQHTLRLMTYNIKNATGMDGVCDFQRIANVINNASPDVVAVQEVDSVTNRSNQKYVLGEIAERTQMYACFAPAIDYDGGKYGIGLLSKKAPVHLQTIALPGREEARALILAEFEDYIYCCTHLSLTEEDRMKSLEILKTFAASYKKPLFLAGDMNAEPESDFIKELQKEFRILSNPRQHTFPAPAPKETIDYVAAFKQNDKGFAVVSSEVVNEPVASDHRPIVVELRTAEKADKIFRTKPYLQNPVGNGMTVMWETTVPAYCWVEYGTDTTQLKRARTIVDGQVVCNNKLHKIRLDDLQPGQKYYYRVCSQEMLLYQAYKKVFGNTARSAFSEFTLPVTGTDSFTAVVFNDLHQHTHTFRALCRQIQDIDYDFVVFNGDCVDDPASHDQATAFISELTEGVRGDCIPTFFMRGNHEIRNAYSIGLRDHFDYVGDKTYGSFNWGDTRIVMLDCGEDKTDDHWVYYDLNDFTQLRNEQVGFLKKELAAKEFKKAKKRILLHHIPLYGNDGKNLCTELWTKLLEKAPFDICLNAHTHKYAYHPKGELGNHFPVVIGGGYKMEGATVMILEKRKEELRVRVLDAKGETLLDITV, from the coding sequence ATGAAAAAGATATTCTTACTGATTTCCGCGATCTTGTTAATTGTTCCGGTGCAGGCTCAGCATACGTTGAGACTGATGACCTATAACATCAAAAATGCAACAGGCATGGATGGTGTCTGTGACTTCCAGCGTATTGCAAATGTGATTAATAACGCTTCTCCTGATGTGGTAGCCGTGCAGGAAGTAGATAGCGTGACCAATCGGAGTAATCAGAAATATGTATTAGGTGAGATAGCCGAGCGGACGCAGATGTATGCCTGCTTTGCTCCGGCTATAGATTATGATGGCGGAAAATACGGAATCGGTCTGCTGTCAAAGAAAGCTCCGGTTCATTTGCAGACTATAGCTCTGCCCGGCAGGGAAGAAGCCCGTGCATTGATCTTAGCGGAGTTTGAAGATTATATTTACTGTTGCACTCATTTATCCCTTACGGAAGAAGACCGGATGAAGTCATTGGAGATTCTGAAAACTTTTGCAGCTTCCTATAAAAAGCCTCTTTTTCTGGCGGGAGACATGAATGCGGAGCCGGAATCGGACTTTATTAAAGAGTTGCAGAAAGAATTTCGGATACTCTCTAATCCCAGACAACACACTTTTCCTGCTCCCGCCCCAAAGGAGACTATCGATTACGTGGCGGCTTTTAAGCAGAATGATAAAGGATTTGCCGTCGTCTCTTCGGAAGTGGTGAATGAACCTGTAGCATCCGATCATCGCCCTATTGTTGTGGAACTGCGCACTGCCGAAAAGGCGGATAAGATATTCCGTACTAAACCCTATTTGCAGAATCCGGTTGGAAATGGAATGACCGTGATGTGGGAAACCACTGTTCCTGCTTATTGTTGGGTAGAATACGGTACGGATACGACTCAATTAAAGCGTGCGCGTACTATTGTTGACGGACAGGTAGTCTGCAATAACAAGTTACATAAAATACGGCTGGATGATTTGCAGCCCGGTCAAAAGTATTATTATCGTGTCTGTTCACAAGAAATGTTGCTTTATCAGGCATATAAGAAAGTTTTCGGAAATACTGCCCGTTCTGCTTTCAGTGAATTTACTCTGCCTGTAACCGGTACGGATTCTTTTACTGCTGTTGTGTTCAATGATCTGCATCAGCATACCCATACCTTCCGGGCTTTGTGCAGGCAAATTCAGGATATTGACTATGATTTTGTTGTTTTCAACGGTGACTGTGTAGACGACCCGGCAAGTCATGATCAGGCAACTGCCTTTATCAGTGAACTGACCGAAGGAGTGCGCGGTGATTGTATCCCGACTTTCTTTATGCGGGGGAATCACGAAATCCGGAACGCTTATTCTATCGGTTTGCGTGACCATTTCGATTATGTAGGTGACAAGACTTATGGCTCTTTCAACTGGGGAGATACCCGTATTGTCATGCTGGACTGTGGAGAAGACAAAACAGACGATCATTGGGTCTATTATGATTTGAATGATTTCACCCAGTTACGTAACGAACAGGTCGGTTTTCTGAAGAAAGAACTGGCTGCCAAAGAATTTAAGAAAGCGAAAAAACGTATCCTCCTGCATCATATCCCTCTTTATGGTAATGATGGAAAGAATCTTTGTACTGAACTATGGACTAAGCTGCTGGAAAAAGCTCCTTTTGATATCTGTCTGAATGCTCATACTCATAAGTATGCTTATCACCCGAAAGGTGAATTGGGGAATCATTTTCCGGTTGTTATAGGTGGAGGATATAAGATGGAGGGTGCTACCGTGATGATTCTTGAGAAGAGGAAAGAAGAACTCAGAGTCAGGGTGTTGGATGCAAAGGGAGAAACTTTGCTGGATATAACGGTCTGA
- the ahpF gene encoding alkyl hydroperoxide reductase subunit F, translating to MLEPALKEQLKGIFAGLEADFTFDISVSASHESRAELLELLSDVAECSDHITCMVNEGSGLKFTIGKNGKPTEITFRAIPNGHEFTSLLLAILNLDGKGKNFPDEAVCNRVKALKGPIHLVTYVSLTCTNCPDVVQALNAMTTLNPSITHEMVDGALYQDEVDALKIQGVPSVFADGKLLHVGRGEFGELLAKLEAQYGIDETKVETEVKEYDVIVAGGGPAGVSAAIYSARKGLRVAIVAERVGGQVKETVGIENLISVPETTGSELADNLKTHLLRYPVDLLEQRKIEKVELAGKDKLVTTSVGEKFIAPALIIATGASWRKLNVPGENDYIGRGVAFCPHCDGPFYKGKQVAVVGGGNSGIEAAIDLAGICSKVTVFEFMDELKADNVLQERLKSLPNVEVFVSSQTTEVIGNGDKLTALRIKDRKTEEERLVELDGVFVQIGLSANSSVFRDIVETNRPGEIVIDAHCRTNVTGIYAAGDVSTVPYKQIIISMGEGAKAALSAFDDRVRGLIV from the coding sequence ATGTTAGAACCTGCATTAAAAGAACAACTGAAGGGTATTTTTGCCGGACTGGAGGCTGACTTTACCTTTGATATATCCGTATCAGCCAGTCATGAAAGCCGTGCCGAATTGCTGGAATTGCTGAGCGATGTAGCCGAATGTTCCGATCACATCACTTGTATGGTAAATGAAGGAAGCGGACTTAAATTTACGATAGGAAAGAATGGTAAACCTACAGAAATTACTTTCCGTGCTATCCCCAACGGACATGAGTTTACTTCTTTATTACTCGCCATCCTGAATCTGGACGGTAAGGGAAAGAATTTTCCGGATGAGGCTGTCTGCAACCGTGTGAAAGCCTTGAAGGGTCCGATACACTTAGTGACCTATGTCTCACTGACTTGCACCAACTGTCCGGATGTAGTTCAGGCATTGAATGCAATGACCACACTGAATCCTTCCATTACTCATGAAATGGTTGACGGTGCACTGTATCAGGATGAAGTGGATGCCTTGAAGATACAAGGCGTGCCTTCTGTATTTGCCGATGGGAAACTGCTTCATGTAGGTCGTGGCGAATTTGGCGAATTGCTTGCTAAACTGGAAGCGCAATACGGTATTGATGAAACCAAGGTGGAGACGGAAGTGAAGGAATACGATGTTATCGTAGCCGGTGGCGGTCCTGCCGGAGTATCAGCAGCCATCTATTCTGCCCGTAAAGGCTTGCGCGTGGCGATTGTTGCCGAGCGTGTCGGCGGACAGGTGAAAGAGACGGTAGGCATTGAGAATCTGATTTCGGTTCCCGAAACAACAGGAAGCGAACTTGCCGATAATCTGAAAACGCATCTTCTGCGTTATCCTGTTGATTTGTTGGAACAGCGTAAGATAGAAAAGGTAGAACTTGCCGGAAAAGATAAACTGGTAACTACTTCCGTAGGAGAGAAATTCATTGCTCCTGCATTGATTATCGCTACAGGTGCAAGCTGGCGAAAACTGAATGTTCCCGGCGAGAACGATTATATCGGGCGTGGAGTCGCTTTCTGTCCTCATTGCGACGGTCCTTTCTATAAAGGAAAGCAGGTTGCGGTAGTGGGCGGTGGAAACTCCGGCATCGAGGCAGCCATTGACTTGGCAGGTATCTGTTCTAAAGTCACCGTCTTTGAATTTATGGATGAACTGAAAGCGGATAATGTCCTTCAGGAAAGACTTAAATCTCTGCCGAATGTGGAAGTATTCGTGAGTTCGCAAACGACAGAAGTAATTGGTAATGGCGATAAACTGACAGCCTTGCGCATCAAAGACCGTAAGACGGAAGAAGAACGTTTGGTAGAACTGGACGGAGTATTCGTGCAGATCGGACTTTCCGCCAATAGCAGCGTTTTCCGTGATATTGTGGAAACAAACCGACCGGGTGAAATCGTTATCGATGCGCATTGCCGTACCAATGTGACGGGAATCTATGCAGCCGGAGACGTATCGACCGTACCTTACAAACAGATTATTATTTCTATGGGCGAAGGTGCCAAAGCCGCCCTTTCTGCCTTTGATGACCGCGTGCGGGGGCTGATTGTATAA
- the ahpC gene encoding alkyl hydroperoxide reductase subunit C: protein MEPILNSQLPEFSVQAFQNGAFKTVTNNDLKGKWAILFFYPADFTFVCPTELVDMADKYAQFQEMGVEIYSVSTDSHFVHKAWHDASESIRKIKYPMLADPTGALSRALGVYIEEEGMAYRGTFVVNPEGKIKVVELNDNNIGRDASELLRKVEAAQFVATHDGEVCPAKWKKGESTLKPSIDLVGKI from the coding sequence ATGGAACCAATTTTAAATTCTCAACTTCCTGAATTCAGTGTTCAGGCTTTTCAAAACGGAGCTTTCAAGACAGTAACCAACAACGACCTGAAAGGTAAATGGGCAATCCTTTTCTTCTACCCTGCCGACTTTACATTTGTATGTCCGACAGAATTGGTAGACATGGCTGACAAATATGCTCAGTTCCAGGAAATGGGTGTGGAAATCTACTCGGTAAGTACTGACTCGCATTTCGTACACAAAGCCTGGCATGATGCTTCCGAAAGTATCCGTAAGATCAAATACCCGATGCTGGCAGACCCGACAGGCGCTTTGAGCCGTGCACTGGGTGTATATATCGAAGAAGAAGGTATGGCTTACCGCGGAACATTCGTCGTAAACCCGGAAGGAAAGATTAAAGTGGTGGAACTGAATGATAACAATATTGGTCGTGACGCCAGCGAATTACTTCGCAAAGTAGAAGCCGCACAGTTTGTGGCTACTCACGACGGAGAAGTTTGCCCGGCTAAATGGAAGAAGGGCGAATCTACTCTGAAGCCAAGCATTGACCTTGTCGGTAAGATTTGA
- a CDS encoding sodium:solute symporter: MSILDIIIFLFFTGGVVVFGCSFFNKKRSSEEFTSAGRSLPGWVVGMSIFATYVSSISYLAYPGKAYMSDWNAFVFSLSIPIASYFAAKYFVPFYRSIGSVSAYSFLEERFGPWARVYASSCYLLTQVARMGSILYLLALPMNALLGWDIKMIIAVTSVAIIAYSMLGGLKAVIWTEAIQGFILIGGAIACLCVLMFKMPEGPAQVFQIAITDQKFSLGSFGSSLTESTFWVCLIYGIFINLQNYGIDQNYVQRYLTAKSDKQAKFSALFGGYLFIPVSAVFFMIGTALYAYYKTFPELLPAGVEGDAVFPYFIVHALPTGLTGLLIASIFAAGMSTVATSITSSATIILTDYYARYINKRPTEKQSVRALYVSNVLIGIIGIFVALAFLNVESALDAWWALSSIFSGGMLGLFLLGYISKKARNVDAVLGVICGIIVVVWMSLSPIFFKDGFMSEYASPFHANLTIVFGTIVIFLAGFLSMRLLKTKK; the protein is encoded by the coding sequence ATTCTCGACATTATTATCTTTTTATTCTTCACGGGGGGAGTTGTTGTCTTCGGCTGCTCTTTCTTCAACAAGAAACGTTCGTCGGAGGAATTTACTTCGGCAGGACGTTCCCTTCCGGGTTGGGTTGTGGGAATGTCTATTTTCGCAACGTATGTAAGTAGTATCAGTTATCTGGCTTATCCGGGCAAGGCCTATATGTCCGATTGGAATGCTTTTGTATTCAGCTTGTCCATTCCGATAGCCTCGTATTTTGCTGCTAAATACTTTGTACCCTTTTATCGTTCTATCGGAAGCGTATCGGCTTACAGTTTTCTGGAAGAACGCTTTGGTCCCTGGGCGCGTGTATATGCGTCATCGTGTTATCTTTTGACGCAGGTTGCCCGGATGGGGTCTATTCTGTATCTGCTCGCATTGCCTATGAATGCCCTGCTGGGATGGGATATTAAGATGATTATCGCAGTAACCAGCGTTGCCATTATTGCCTATTCAATGCTGGGTGGTCTGAAAGCTGTGATATGGACGGAGGCGATTCAGGGATTTATTCTGATTGGTGGTGCGATAGCCTGCCTTTGTGTGCTGATGTTTAAAATGCCCGAAGGGCCTGCGCAGGTATTTCAGATAGCCATTACTGACCAGAAATTCAGTTTGGGAAGTTTCGGCAGCAGTCTGACCGAGTCTACTTTCTGGGTATGCCTTATTTACGGTATATTTATCAATCTACAGAATTATGGTATTGATCAGAACTACGTACAGCGTTATTTGACGGCAAAGAGTGATAAACAGGCTAAGTTCTCCGCTCTCTTCGGAGGTTATTTGTTTATTCCGGTTTCTGCAGTGTTCTTTATGATAGGTACGGCATTGTATGCATATTACAAGACGTTTCCGGAACTGCTTCCGGCAGGGGTCGAGGGGGACGCGGTCTTTCCCTATTTTATTGTACATGCGCTTCCGACCGGACTTACCGGATTATTGATTGCCTCCATTTTCGCGGCGGGAATGAGTACGGTGGCTACAAGCATTACAAGTTCGGCTACTATCATTCTGACGGACTATTATGCCCGTTATATAAATAAGAGACCGACAGAAAAACAATCGGTGAGAGCCTTGTATGTTTCGAATGTACTGATCGGAATAATCGGTATTTTCGTAGCGCTGGCATTTCTGAACGTAGAGAGTGCGCTGGATGCCTGGTGGGCTTTGTCCTCCATCTTCAGCGGTGGTATGCTGGGACTCTTCCTGCTGGGGTATATTTCAAAGAAGGCGCGGAATGTTGACGCCGTTTTGGGAGTGATCTGTGGCATTATCGTTGTCGTCTGGATGAGCTTGTCTCCTATCTTCTTTAAAGATGGTTTTATGAGCGAATATGCAAGCCCGTTTCATGCTAACCTGACTATTGTCTTCGGAACCATTGTTATCTTTTTGGCAGGCTTTCTCAGTATGCGTTTACTGAAAACAAAGAAGTAG